One genomic window of Sphingobacterium oryzagri includes the following:
- a CDS encoding DUF262 domain-containing protein codes for MNTQEYSFWNLVSDYKIKIPAIQRDYAHGRKREEKIATNLVQDLFKVLTSDQERKLNLHFIYGRIDDHDFIPLDGQQRLTTLFLIHWFLSIGNLSQENRRILAKFKYETRPSSQDFCFKLVTENFVYIINEKVSEQLKNAKWFFLSWLNDPTVYAMLNMLDIIQEVFEKPDNEIFEILITDESPILFHFLPLERFKLDDNIYVKMNSRGKPLTEFENFKANFSVLFDFDDRSKLDNEWLDIFWSFERDRSFINVGEVDKKYLNFIRNITFNFYAETFDIDRSSRENFDIFEQYKSVYINVDNLEGFSKVLDSLVGFFDEEKCFHDFIGDNPNYGERLMFYSLMRFFIIVGKVTSDNQEIYRRWMRVSRNLINNTLIQSPETFFRALRSIKNLSINLADIYDYLISSDTKIEGFLQKQVEEEKIKAQLILTDLRWEDEICEAERHAYFSGQIGFILEYCKVDEVCNLALFMDYSRKLQILYGHEFKLEHHCLFQRALLTCGDYSVRINKSKTFCTFNMSLREKMDNWRKVFDDPVKTLFIKRLLDSIKMGSVYSDLRRIVDSHVGDDWRSLIAQTEGILEYCDKFRIARLNNKIALARSDADNWRRHADLYSYALFKELQKEKKVVYYNDSSDDVPWINIKWEDEYYYVQEEEVGYSFGFCQGSSDKVGLENVKRYVLEFAISKGLQKDNLLLL; via the coding sequence ATGAATACACAGGAATATAGCTTTTGGAATTTAGTTTCTGATTATAAAATAAAGATTCCGGCAATTCAAAGAGATTATGCACACGGAAGAAAGCGCGAAGAAAAGATAGCAACAAATCTTGTTCAGGATCTCTTTAAAGTTTTAACTTCTGATCAGGAGAGGAAGCTTAACCTTCATTTCATATATGGTAGAATTGATGATCATGATTTTATTCCATTGGATGGACAGCAAAGACTAACCACTTTGTTTCTAATACATTGGTTTCTTTCAATTGGTAATTTATCACAGGAAAATAGACGTATTCTAGCGAAGTTTAAATATGAAACTAGACCGAGTTCTCAAGATTTTTGTTTCAAATTAGTGACGGAAAATTTTGTGTATATCATAAATGAAAAAGTTAGTGAGCAACTAAAAAATGCGAAATGGTTTTTCCTTTCATGGTTAAACGACCCAACTGTGTATGCAATGCTCAATATGCTTGATATAATACAAGAAGTATTTGAAAAGCCTGATAACGAGATTTTTGAAATTCTTATTACCGATGAATCACCTATCTTATTTCATTTTTTACCATTAGAACGTTTTAAACTCGATGACAACATTTATGTAAAAATGAATTCACGCGGGAAACCGTTAACTGAATTTGAAAATTTTAAGGCAAATTTTTCAGTACTTTTTGATTTTGATGATAGATCAAAATTGGATAATGAATGGTTAGATATTTTTTGGTCCTTCGAAAGAGATCGTTCATTTATAAATGTTGGGGAGGTTGATAAGAAATATTTGAATTTTATCAGAAACATTACGTTCAATTTTTATGCAGAAACTTTTGATATCGATAGAAGTTCAAGAGAGAATTTTGATATTTTTGAACAGTATAAATCTGTTTATATCAATGTTGATAACCTTGAGGGCTTCTCAAAAGTTTTAGATTCCTTGGTAGGTTTTTTTGATGAAGAAAAGTGTTTTCATGATTTTATTGGTGATAACCCGAATTATGGCGAAAGGTTGATGTTTTATTCTCTAATGAGGTTTTTTATTATAGTAGGTAAGGTTACAAGCGATAACCAAGAAATATACCGTCGTTGGATGAGAGTTTCGCGAAATTTAATAAACAATACCCTTATCCAAAGTCCTGAAACTTTTTTTAGAGCTTTAAGATCAATTAAAAATCTTAGTATTAATTTGGCAGACATATATGATTATCTCATTTCCAGCGATACTAAAATTGAGGGTTTTTTACAAAAGCAAGTTGAAGAGGAGAAGATTAAAGCGCAATTAATCTTAACAGATTTAAGGTGGGAGGACGAAATTTGCGAAGCAGAAAGACATGCTTATTTTTCTGGTCAAATAGGCTTTATCTTAGAATATTGTAAAGTTGATGAGGTTTGCAACTTAGCACTTTTTATGGATTATAGCAGAAAGCTACAGATTCTTTACGGCCATGAATTTAAATTGGAGCATCACTGTTTATTTCAACGGGCACTCCTTACTTGCGGAGATTATTCGGTGAGAATAAATAAGTCAAAAACGTTTTGTACGTTTAATATGAGTCTTAGGGAGAAAATGGATAATTGGAGGAAAGTATTTGATGATCCAGTTAAAACTTTATTTATTAAGAGACTTTTGGATTCGATTAAGATGGGCTCTGTTTACTCAGATCTTAGGAGGATAGTAGATAGTCATGTGGGCGACGATTGGCGGAGCTTAATTGCTCAAACTGAAGGTATTTTGGAATATTGCGATAAGTTCAGAATAGCAAGATTGAATAATAAAATTGCTTTGGCACGGAGTGATGCTGATAACTGGAGAAGGCATGCCGATCTATACTCTTACGCACTTTTTAAAGAACTACAAAAAGAAAAAAAGGTGGTTTATTACAATGATAGTTCCGATGATGTACCGTGGATCAATATAAAATGGGAAGACGAGTATTATTATGTACAAGAGGAAGAAGTTGGGTACTCATTTGGATTTTGTCAAGGTTCCAGTGACAAAGTGGGGTTGGAAAATGTCAAAAGATATGTTCTTGAATTTGCAATTTCTAAAGGTTTGCAAAAAGATAATTTACTATTATTGTGA